The Papaver somniferum cultivar HN1 unplaced genomic scaffold, ASM357369v1 unplaced-scaffold_107, whole genome shotgun sequence genome includes a region encoding these proteins:
- the LOC113328244 gene encoding uncharacterized protein LOC113328244 produces the protein MLANEYRQFRCTLHKHYLQYKQDGTERENPHHQVKQEDWEKLCTWFESDEFQTSSTQGKKSREANTTVHCTGSKPFARYREEMCDPVTGEVVEQIEFYKLTHCKNDIWTCHTAEENYGKTLELRAAPTPEGSTPLTDAQICEEVLGVRSGYVKGLGHGYEKPSSSSIEYDAELGEALRRADEAEKRNKELEERVNEQNRTIQELVTDTRDMRRMLLEMQGNCQSTPENRQSTS, from the exons ATGCTAGCAAATGAGTACAGACAGTTTAGATGCACACTTCACAAACACTACCTGCAGTACAAACAAGATGGAACAGAACGGGAGAACCCGCATCATCAGGTTAAGCAGGAGGATTGGGAGAAACTTTGCACTTGGTTTGAGTCTGATGAGTTTCAG ACAAGTAGCACTCAAGGTAAAAAAAGTCGAGAAGCGAATACAACCGTTCATTGTACGGGGTCAAAACCTTTTGCCCGCTATAGAGAGGAAATG TGTGATCCAGTAACAGGTGAAGTTGTTGAACAAATTGAATTCTACAAGTTAACCCACTGCAAAAATGATATTTGGACATGTCATACGGCGGAGGAAAACTAT GGTAAAACGCTTGAACTCCGAGCTGCGCCTACACCTGAAGGTTCAACACCCTTGACCGATGCTCAAATATGTGAGGAAGTGCTAGGTGTAAGATCCGGTTATGTCAAGGGTCTTGGTCATGGGTATGAAAAACCTAGCTCGTCTAGCATTGAATATGATGCGGAGTTAGGCGAAGCTCTTAGGAGGGCAGATGAAGCAGAGAAGAGAAATAAGGAACTTGAAGAAAGAGTTAATGAGCAAAATCGCACAATACAGGAGCTGGTAACTGACACAAGGGATATGAGAAGAATGTTGCTTGAAATGCAGGGAAACTGTCAAAGCACTCCTGAGAACCGTCAAAGCACCTCTTGA